A single Bremerella cremea DNA region contains:
- a CDS encoding MarR family winged helix-turn-helix transcriptional regulator: protein MSESILQKQLKKEQPFESLELETFLNLLRTHNMIAAAPGRLMKRHGLSSAQYNILKILDSHHGQGLPCLEIVQQMVTRVPDITRLVDRLAEAQLVERNRSESDRRVVMISITPKGHQLVETIREPLLEIHQQNLAHMTQDELSQLNQLLVKARARAEATPLCDGPE, encoded by the coding sequence TTGTCGGAATCGATTCTTCAAAAGCAGCTCAAGAAAGAGCAACCGTTCGAGTCGCTCGAACTGGAAACGTTCCTGAATCTGCTGCGTACTCATAACATGATCGCCGCCGCTCCCGGCCGGTTGATGAAACGGCATGGCCTTTCTAGTGCGCAGTACAATATTTTGAAGATCCTCGATTCGCACCACGGGCAAGGGCTCCCTTGCTTAGAGATCGTCCAGCAGATGGTAACCCGGGTTCCTGATATCACCCGTTTGGTCGATCGCCTCGCCGAAGCCCAACTGGTGGAACGCAACCGCAGCGAAAGCGATCGCCGCGTGGTCATGATCAGCATCACCCCCAAGGGGCACCAGTTGGTGGAAACGATCCGCGAACCATTGCTCGAAATCCATCAACAAAACCTGGCCCACATGACCCAAGACGAACTTTCGCAGTTGAACCAATTGCTGGTCAAAGCTCGTGCCCGGGCTGAGGCCACGCCGCTGTGCGATGGCCCGGAATAA
- the asnB gene encoding asparagine synthase (glutamine-hydrolyzing): MCGIAGAFWTSPHHEVSAAVLTQMTDSIAHRGPDDSGIYHRSQQVHGPYGIIPGIGLGHRRLSIIDLAGGHQPLANEDETVWTVFNGEIFNFKSLRARLEGAGHTFRTDSDTEVIVHLFEDEGVDAFRHFNGMFAIAVWDQRHRRIVLGRDRLGQKPLYFRVQDDQLLFGSELKAILQVPGVPREVDPGAIDAYLTYQYVPHPRTIFKGIHKLPPGCYLTFDGQKLEVISYWNPDFTQEANLSLADAKAELVELFTDSVRLRLQADVPLGAFLSGGVDSSLVVATMKQLTDQPVKTFSIGFPQKDYDETSYARLVAEHLGTEHHEFQVTPDAVEILPKLIHHYDEPMADSSAIPTWYVSQMTREHVTVALSGDGGDELFAGYDRYKAVRWAAMIDKLGPFGRLASRIGMKVLPAGGPQKSILRRGYRFAEAMSLSPARRYLDWISIFNETRRGDLYSDAFLAQLPESDPFSFLYQAWKRVGQRDPLIAASLADLTTYLPCDLNTKVDIAAMANALECRQPFLDYRLAEFAIRLPSKWKWRGGRGKFLLKHAFGDRLPKAIWNRKKMGFGVPLNTWFRGQLRDILHDTLLSEASLSRGYFQPAAVRQLLDEHDQNQFDHSARLWALLVLELWHQEWVDGHQAA, encoded by the coding sequence ATGTGTGGCATCGCCGGAGCATTTTGGACCAGTCCACACCACGAGGTGAGTGCAGCGGTGCTAACACAAATGACCGACAGCATCGCGCATCGTGGCCCGGACGATTCCGGTATCTACCATCGTTCGCAGCAAGTACATGGCCCCTACGGCATTATTCCCGGCATCGGGCTGGGGCATCGTCGGTTATCGATCATCGACCTGGCCGGTGGGCACCAACCTTTAGCTAACGAAGACGAAACCGTTTGGACCGTCTTCAACGGCGAGATCTTCAACTTCAAATCGTTGCGTGCCCGGTTGGAAGGGGCAGGGCACACCTTCCGGACCGATTCCGATACCGAGGTGATCGTTCACCTATTCGAGGATGAAGGTGTCGATGCGTTTCGTCACTTCAACGGCATGTTCGCCATCGCCGTGTGGGATCAGCGACATCGGCGAATTGTGCTTGGTCGAGACCGCCTCGGGCAAAAGCCGCTTTACTTTCGCGTGCAGGACGACCAACTTTTGTTCGGCAGCGAACTGAAAGCCATTTTGCAAGTCCCTGGCGTCCCGCGCGAGGTCGATCCTGGGGCGATTGATGCTTACCTGACCTATCAATATGTCCCTCACCCTCGCACGATTTTCAAAGGCATTCACAAGCTGCCGCCAGGGTGTTATCTGACATTCGATGGCCAGAAGCTTGAGGTCATCTCGTACTGGAACCCCGATTTCACCCAGGAAGCCAACCTCTCGCTAGCCGACGCCAAGGCCGAGCTGGTCGAGCTATTTACCGACTCGGTTCGCCTTCGCCTGCAAGCCGACGTCCCACTGGGCGCGTTTTTGTCTGGCGGGGTCGACTCGTCATTGGTCGTGGCGACCATGAAGCAGTTGACGGACCAACCGGTCAAAACGTTCTCGATTGGCTTCCCGCAGAAAGACTACGACGAAACCAGCTACGCCCGCCTGGTCGCCGAGCACCTGGGCACCGAGCATCACGAATTTCAGGTCACCCCCGATGCCGTCGAAATCCTGCCGAAGCTGATTCATCACTACGACGAACCGATGGCCGATAGCTCTGCCATTCCTACGTGGTATGTCTCGCAGATGACTCGCGAGCATGTCACGGTCGCGCTCAGCGGCGATGGCGGGGACGAACTGTTCGCCGGTTACGATCGCTACAAGGCGGTTCGCTGGGCCGCGATGATCGACAAGCTGGGCCCATTTGGGCGGCTGGCTTCGCGCATCGGGATGAAGGTCTTGCCCGCCGGCGGTCCGCAAAAATCGATTTTGCGGCGTGGTTACCGTTTTGCCGAGGCCATGTCCCTCAGCCCGGCCCGGCGTTATCTGGACTGGATAAGCATCTTCAACGAGACCCGCCGGGGCGACCTCTATAGCGATGCGTTCTTGGCCCAGCTTCCCGAGTCTGATCCCTTTTCGTTCCTGTACCAAGCCTGGAAACGCGTTGGCCAGCGCGATCCGCTGATAGCCGCTTCGCTGGCCGATTTAACGACCTACTTACCTTGTGACTTGAACACCAAGGTCGACATTGCGGCCATGGCCAACGCGCTGGAATGTCGCCAACCGTTTCTCGACTATCGCCTGGCCGAGTTTGCGATTCGCTTGCCCTCGAAATGGAAGTGGCGGGGGGGGCGTGGCAAGTTTCTCTTGAAGCATGCCTTCGGCGATCGCTTGCCCAAAGCGATCTGGAATCGCAAGAAGATGGGGTTCGGCGTGCCGCTGAACACGTGGTTCCGTGGCCAACTGCGCGATATCTTGCACGACACGCTGCTCTCGGAAGCCTCCCTTAGCCGAGGCTACTTCCAACCGGCTGCCGTCCGGCAACTGCTCGACGAGCACGACCAAAACCAATTCGATCACAGCGCCCGCTTGTGGGCCTTATTGGTGCTAGAACTTTGGCATCAAGAATGGGTCGATGGCCATCAGGCCGCTTAA
- a CDS encoding DUF1559 domain-containing protein: protein MVRWSIPLLLVVFASVLAFGCSDSIFSHKVCCAGPPAELVSSEKQLHKRMAQIIQGLRAYHEEFGTLPPAYTTDENGQPLTSWRVLILPQMGFQAIYDQYDQSQPWDSPANQAWANQTPAPYQDPLYTDGEPGWTTFVGIVGAGLPLGANGSAGRSLWSDSLTNGALLVEDLAQPVIWSQPVDRSPDEILARESLRCEKAPYLNVGLADEKVWQFTDATRHTLEQLLRPEDNSTPENTVEHP, encoded by the coding sequence GTGGTGCGTTGGTCGATTCCCCTTTTGCTGGTTGTCTTTGCGTCGGTGCTGGCGTTTGGCTGCAGCGACTCCATTTTCTCACACAAAGTTTGCTGCGCCGGCCCTCCGGCTGAATTGGTCTCGTCTGAGAAGCAACTACATAAACGCATGGCACAAATTATTCAGGGGCTGCGTGCTTATCACGAAGAGTTCGGCACCTTGCCGCCAGCTTATACCACCGATGAAAACGGACAGCCGCTTACTTCGTGGCGAGTCCTGATTCTGCCACAGATGGGCTTTCAAGCGATCTACGACCAGTACGACCAATCGCAACCGTGGGATAGCCCAGCCAATCAAGCGTGGGCCAACCAAACCCCGGCCCCTTACCAAGATCCTCTGTACACAGATGGCGAGCCAGGCTGGACCACGTTCGTTGGGATCGTCGGGGCTGGCCTGCCGCTGGGCGCAAACGGCTCGGCAGGGCGTTCCCTTTGGTCTGATAGCTTGACCAACGGAGCGCTGCTTGTGGAAGACTTGGCCCAGCCGGTTATCTGGTCGCAACCGGTCGATCGATCGCCCGACGAGATTTTGGCCCGCGAGTCACTTCGATGCGAGAAGGCTCCCTACCTCAACGTTGGGCTGGCCGATGAAAAGGTTTGGCAATTCACCGACGCCACCCGCCACACACTCGAACAACTACTTCGTCCTGAGGACAACTCCACCCCAGAAAACACGGTTGAACATCCTTAG
- a CDS encoding DUF1559 domain-containing protein — translation MKWRAEFATLGLLWTVSVILVGCQKIEPLDGGNASSTSSNEGSSSSTSGSAVASAGGSASSADVNKAGANMKRLVLAFHKYYDANGKMPPAYTKDENGNPLTSWRVLILPYIGEQAIYDQYDQTKPWDSPENLRLSKSTPAGLVNPLIANATSGLTPFVGVVGPKTALNTEKPLRYQDISDGLINTAVFIEDLNHPVIWSQPTDLSPEELLARSSFEDNVHGGTQFGIADGHIYQYGNEDREKIGWLIDIGNGL, via the coding sequence ATGAAATGGCGTGCTGAATTTGCCACTTTGGGGCTGCTGTGGACGGTTTCTGTAATCTTGGTTGGCTGCCAGAAAATTGAACCACTCGACGGCGGCAATGCGAGTAGTACTTCTAGCAACGAAGGTAGCTCGAGCAGCACATCTGGCAGTGCGGTAGCTTCCGCTGGAGGATCGGCGTCGTCTGCCGACGTGAACAAGGCCGGCGCAAACATGAAGCGGCTCGTCTTGGCGTTTCACAAATATTACGACGCGAACGGAAAGATGCCTCCTGCTTATACCAAAGACGAAAACGGCAATCCGCTGACTTCGTGGCGGGTGCTGATTTTGCCCTACATTGGCGAGCAAGCGATCTACGATCAATACGACCAAACCAAGCCCTGGGACAGCCCAGAGAATTTGCGGCTCTCGAAATCAACGCCGGCTGGCTTGGTGAATCCACTGATTGCCAATGCAACCAGCGGCTTGACTCCTTTTGTCGGCGTGGTTGGACCGAAGACTGCTCTCAACACCGAGAAACCACTCCGCTACCAGGACATTTCCGATGGTCTCATCAACACGGCGGTCTTCATTGAAGATTTAAACCACCCGGTCATTTGGTCGCAGCCTACCGACCTATCGCCGGAAGAGCTCCTGGCCCGCTCTAGCTTCGAGGACAACGTCCACGGCGGCACGCAGTTCGGCATCGCCGACGGACATATCTATCAGTACGGTAACGAAGACCGCGAGAAAATCGGCTGGTTGATCGATATTGGCAACGGCTTGTAA
- a CDS encoding DUF1559 domain-containing protein, producing MNDINVPTNKKLPAPLIFAAAGLAGIVLALIYFFIVTPMVAAYQEQVTINQMKQIALAMHHYLDANQVFPQAAVLDETGKPVRSWRATVCYVDESDLFQQYDRQQSWDSPDNLRFAKETPQAFRSPQCDCSEGKTPFVVVVGPNTMFPSDQQTKFRDCTDGSSNTLLLIADLENPVPWSEPKDLSLVEFLQRRSSQVSDQKPLYVSLVDASTFRVTKITPKDLENLTVRNDGHVTSFEGRAF from the coding sequence ATGAACGACATCAACGTACCCACCAACAAAAAGTTGCCAGCCCCGTTAATATTTGCGGCGGCTGGCTTGGCAGGGATTGTCTTGGCCCTGATTTATTTCTTCATCGTCACGCCGATGGTGGCTGCCTACCAAGAGCAAGTCACCATCAACCAGATGAAGCAGATTGCCTTGGCAATGCACCACTACCTCGACGCCAACCAGGTCTTCCCCCAAGCGGCTGTCTTGGACGAAACCGGCAAACCGGTTCGATCGTGGCGGGCCACGGTATGCTACGTGGATGAAAGCGATCTCTTCCAGCAGTACGACCGCCAGCAATCGTGGGATAGCCCAGACAACCTTCGTTTTGCGAAAGAGACGCCCCAGGCATTTCGTTCTCCTCAATGCGATTGTAGCGAAGGGAAAACCCCGTTCGTCGTGGTCGTTGGTCCCAACACGATGTTCCCTTCCGACCAACAAACGAAGTTTCGCGACTGCACCGATGGCAGCTCAAATACGTTGCTGCTGATTGCCGACCTAGAAAATCCCGTCCCTTGGAGCGAACCGAAAGATCTTTCACTCGTAGAGTTTCTGCAGCGCCGCTCTTCTCAAGTCTCCGATCAAAAGCCACTCTACGTCTCCCTGGTCGATGCCTCCACGTTTCGTGTTACCAAGATAACGCCGAAAGACCTTGAGAATCTGACCGTACGCAACGACGGCCATGTCACCTCCTTCGAAGGGCGAGCGTTTTAG
- a CDS encoding DUF1559 domain-containing protein yields the protein MQDSNITKKKSWPIVVGVLVFVLAIGLAAAFAWYYYAIMLPAQLAKQEEVTINHMQAIARAMLAYYDTHDHFPPAFTPDAKRRPLTSWRVSLLPFLEEEALAQQYDDQQPWDSPANRKHAETTPKPFQGPLADCLPGQTPFCVVVGPDTMFTGNKIKGQLVPTFYDPYTNKPQPPVRLQGTQYEDCLDGTVNTLLFYADLEHPVTWSEPTDVSPETFIARYSKQDLQQKRLYVAFVSGDVVRITKIDPQNILNLLNRHDGESVEYEKIDLQEDPLAIPTN from the coding sequence ATGCAAGACTCCAACATTACGAAGAAGAAGTCGTGGCCAATTGTAGTTGGAGTGCTGGTTTTCGTTTTAGCGATTGGCTTGGCCGCAGCATTCGCCTGGTATTACTACGCGATAATGCTTCCTGCCCAACTAGCAAAGCAGGAAGAAGTCACCATCAATCACATGCAGGCCATTGCCCGAGCGATGCTCGCCTATTACGATACCCACGATCATTTTCCGCCTGCATTCACTCCCGATGCCAAGCGTAGGCCGCTGACCTCTTGGCGGGTCAGCTTGCTTCCCTTTTTGGAGGAAGAAGCCCTGGCCCAGCAGTACGACGATCAGCAGCCGTGGGATAGCCCTGCCAATCGTAAGCACGCTGAAACGACCCCTAAACCATTTCAAGGCCCCTTAGCCGATTGTCTTCCCGGGCAAACTCCGTTCTGCGTGGTGGTTGGTCCAGATACGATGTTTACGGGCAACAAAATCAAGGGGCAACTCGTTCCAACTTTCTACGACCCCTACACCAATAAGCCACAGCCACCAGTCCGACTTCAAGGCACCCAATACGAGGATTGCCTGGACGGTACCGTCAACACGCTGCTGTTCTATGCCGATCTCGAACATCCGGTTACCTGGAGCGAGCCTACCGATGTTTCCCCGGAAACGTTTATCGCACGCTATTCCAAACAAGACCTACAACAGAAACGACTTTATGTGGCCTTCGTTTCTGGTGATGTTGTAAGGATTACGAAAATTGATCCGCAGAATATCTTGAACTTGCTCAATCGCCATGATGGCGAATCGGTCGAATATGAAAAGATCGATTTGCAGGAAGATCCCCTGGCAATCCCGACCAATTGA
- a CDS encoding DUF1559 domain-containing protein encodes MVDTPNPFHSPPKDASERAPTLGPNPHYQRNAIVTLAVIPIVGFFFLLSLWSFIQNPRPEATKYQDRHNLKQIALGLHNYLDTYGKLPPACVTDSDGKPLYSWRVLILPMVGEGALHKQFDLTQAWDSPVNLPLVRQMPDLFRSPNRHIDGATGQTPYQALVDESGSRTLIKHTTARSLATVGDGTSNTAMLIANNQDPVCWTEPNDTDPAKFLRRFRPSEHEGEVAIAYGDGSAQGLGENLRIVLPAAMYANDGKVPQR; translated from the coding sequence ATGGTCGACACACCCAATCCATTTCATAGTCCGCCCAAGGATGCCAGCGAGCGGGCACCTACGCTTGGACCTAATCCGCATTACCAGCGAAACGCGATCGTTACCTTGGCCGTCATTCCGATCGTCGGTTTCTTTTTCTTGCTTAGCCTGTGGTCTTTCATCCAGAATCCTCGGCCAGAAGCGACCAAGTACCAGGATCGGCACAACCTCAAGCAGATCGCCCTGGGGCTTCATAATTATCTCGATACCTACGGAAAGTTGCCCCCGGCCTGCGTTACCGATTCCGACGGTAAGCCTCTCTATTCGTGGCGGGTGTTGATTCTGCCCATGGTTGGCGAAGGGGCCCTGCACAAGCAGTTCGATCTGACTCAGGCCTGGGATTCGCCGGTCAACTTGCCGTTGGTTCGCCAAATGCCCGATCTGTTTCGCTCGCCCAATCGCCACATCGACGGCGCTACCGGGCAAACCCCGTATCAAGCGTTGGTCGACGAGTCTGGTTCGCGGACGCTCATAAAACATACGACTGCCCGCTCGCTGGCTACCGTCGGAGATGGAACCAGCAACACGGCCATGCTCATCGCAAACAACCAAGACCCGGTCTGCTGGACCGAGCCCAACGACACCGACCCCGCCAAGTTCCTGCGTCGCTTTCGACCAAGCGAGCACGAGGGGGAAGTGGCGATTGCCTACGGCGATGGATCGGCCCAAGGGCTGGGGGAGAACCTCCGCATCGTTCTGCCAGCGGCCATGTACGCCAACGACGGTAAGGTGCCACAGCGATGA
- a CDS encoding DUF1559 domain-containing protein: MKAILAILVILLGLALLLQFMPNLEMPRTEARRMESLRQLQQISLALAAYEADYGTLPPAVVTDAEGNPLYSWRVLLLPYLQQQDLYEQFDLNKAWDAPENLPLASNLPVNYTCWHLDSEENGETAFVALVSAKEPHTAMLPLAGQSLAKIAAADGLAGTALVVEDRSRPVIWSQPQDVSPEDFLDRLPPAEKFPAWIALVTCDANAFEIENPQREEVVPLMYADDGKVP, from the coding sequence ATGAAAGCAATCTTAGCTATTCTGGTGATTCTGCTCGGGCTGGCACTGCTGCTGCAGTTTATGCCGAATTTGGAAATGCCGCGGACCGAAGCTCGGCGGATGGAGTCGCTCCGTCAGCTCCAGCAAATCAGCCTGGCCCTGGCCGCTTACGAAGCCGATTACGGGACGCTGCCTCCGGCGGTCGTGACCGATGCCGAGGGAAATCCGCTCTACTCGTGGCGTGTTTTGTTGCTCCCTTATCTGCAACAACAAGATCTGTACGAACAGTTCGATCTTAACAAAGCCTGGGATGCCCCAGAGAACCTTCCGCTGGCGAGCAACCTTCCGGTGAATTACACCTGCTGGCATCTCGACTCGGAGGAGAATGGAGAAACCGCTTTCGTGGCCCTTGTCTCGGCCAAAGAGCCGCACACGGCCATGCTTCCCTTGGCCGGGCAATCGCTGGCCAAGATCGCCGCCGCCGATGGCCTGGCAGGCACTGCCCTGGTGGTCGAAGACCGCAGCCGCCCGGTCATCTGGTCGCAGCCGCAGGATGTTTCGCCAGAGGACTTCCTGGATCGGCTACCGCCAGCCGAGAAGTTCCCTGCGTGGATCGCCCTGGTGACCTGCGATGCGAACGCATTTGAAATCGAGAACCCACAACGGGAAGAGGTTGTGCCGCTGATGTACGCCGACGACGGAAAGGTACCCTAA
- a CDS encoding DUF1559 domain-containing protein: MNQPPPTRQPHQPIKDMPIMLGVAFFAFCGLVYAMLPGTGQPRSASYRVQSINNLKQIALALHNYHDTYGELPPAYVTDQQGRPLYSWRVLILPMLEHQALYDQFDLDAPWDSPTNLPLVLQMPEVYTSPFFRQTQLEGKTPYLGIVDAVDGGTILRPGKGRTLQEVPDGLGNTAMAIDDPGRMVIWTKPDDIDPLELLTMAPWDQNDLHGIQVLRGDGSVHHLSEQERSQLVDLIFCDDGRIPKKGP, encoded by the coding sequence ATGAACCAGCCTCCCCCAACTCGGCAACCTCACCAACCGATCAAAGATATGCCTATCATGCTGGGAGTCGCTTTTTTCGCATTTTGTGGTCTTGTGTATGCGATGTTACCTGGCACCGGTCAACCTAGGTCGGCTTCATACCGTGTGCAGTCCATAAACAACTTGAAACAGATCGCCTTGGCACTGCACAACTATCACGACACTTATGGCGAGTTACCCCCTGCCTACGTAACCGATCAACAAGGCCGGCCGCTCTACTCGTGGCGAGTGCTGATCTTACCCATGCTGGAACATCAAGCACTGTACGATCAATTCGATTTGGATGCCCCTTGGGACAGCCCGACGAATCTGCCGCTGGTGCTGCAAATGCCCGAGGTTTACACCAGTCCTTTCTTTCGCCAAACTCAGCTCGAAGGGAAAACGCCCTATCTGGGCATCGTCGATGCAGTCGATGGAGGCACCATCTTACGGCCAGGCAAAGGACGCACGCTGCAGGAGGTGCCTGACGGTTTAGGCAACACAGCCATGGCGATCGACGACCCTGGCCGGATGGTGATCTGGACCAAGCCAGACGATATCGATCCGCTCGAGTTACTGACGATGGCTCCGTGGGATCAGAATGATCTGCATGGCATTCAGGTACTGCGCGGTGATGGCTCCGTCCACCATTTAAGTGAACAGGAACGTTCTCAGCTTGTCGATCTCATATTTTGCGACGACGGGCGAATCCCTAAAAAAGGCCCTTAG
- a CDS encoding DUF1559 domain-containing protein: MIPNRLGNTKVIIIVVTLVMFMLGLACCGIFSAAVMLPAITQAKRAAQQMTSANNMKMIGLALHNYHDTYGAFPPAYTVDAAGQPLTSWRVLILPFINENYLYSQYDLSQPWDSPQNLPLASQTPAILTSPALQTQYNPGMTTYVALAAPNTLLNTQKSVSFPNITNGTSNVIAVVEDGSNPVPWTKPTDLSPQQFLLLDFNATPSGEVTALFSDGSVRTFTNADKPQLQGMLSIDGS, encoded by the coding sequence TTGATACCAAACCGACTCGGTAATACCAAAGTGATTATCATCGTCGTGACGCTGGTTATGTTCATGCTGGGCTTAGCTTGTTGTGGAATCTTTAGTGCGGCGGTGATGCTGCCGGCCATTACTCAGGCCAAACGGGCCGCCCAGCAAATGACCTCGGCAAATAACATGAAGATGATCGGCCTGGCGCTGCACAACTATCACGACACGTACGGCGCGTTTCCGCCAGCTTATACCGTCGATGCAGCCGGCCAGCCGCTGACTTCGTGGCGGGTGCTGATCTTGCCGTTCATCAACGAGAATTACCTCTACTCGCAGTACGACCTTTCGCAGCCGTGGGACAGCCCCCAGAATCTTCCCTTGGCCAGCCAAACCCCTGCCATACTGACCAGCCCGGCGCTGCAAACGCAATACAACCCTGGGATGACCACCTACGTGGCTTTGGCTGCACCAAACACGCTGCTCAACACGCAGAAGAGCGTTAGCTTCCCGAACATTACCAACGGCACGTCCAATGTTATCGCCGTGGTGGAAGATGGCAGCAACCCGGTTCCCTGGACAAAGCCTACCGACCTTTCACCCCAGCAATTTCTGCTGCTCGATTTCAATGCCACCCCGTCTGGTGAAGTCACCGCTTTATTCTCCGATGGCTCGGTCCGCACCTTCACCAATGCCGACAAACCGCAACTTCAAGGAATGCTGTCGATTGATGGAAGCTAG